GCATCGCCCCAAAGATCATAAGCGAATTTTTTCTTACCGATCACACCTGCGACAACTGGACCGGAATGGATACCGATCCGCATCCTTAAAGGTCTTCCCGACGGGTCCCGCAAAGTTTTAACAAAGTTTTGTATTTCAATCGCCATTTTCATTGCGCTTTCCGCGTGATTTTCATGCCAAATCGGAATTCCGGAAACTGCCATGTATGCATCTCCGATCGTTTTTATTTTTTCCATTCCGTATTTTTCTGCGAGAAGATCCAAATGGGAAAACACATCATTCAAAAAATGCACCAAAGATTCGGGAGATACCTTTTGTGAAAGCACAGTGAAATTCTCAATATCTGCAAATAATATAGAAACCATCTGATAACCGTCAGCAATCGTAGATGGATCTCTTTTAAGTCTTTCCGCTATAGGCTCAGGAAGAATATTCAGAAGAAGGTTCTCCGCTCTATCATGCTCTTGTTTATTTTTAGAAATAAAATAGTATAAACTAAAAAAAGTTAAAGTACCGGCGCCTACGATATTGATCACAAAAAACAATACCTGCAAATTTCGCTCCACCTTCGGTATAGGTAAATGCAGATAAAATTCCGCCAAACCGCTAAAGACCAAAACGATCAGAAATAATCCGAACCAGATCAAACCTTGGCGAATGGGAGCGAATGATAGAGCTCCTAGTGGACAAAGGATCGCCCAAATGATGACGGCACCTGAATTTTCAAAACCGCCCAAACTCAATTGCAAAAGTACAGGAAGAATAAGGATGAAAAAAAATTGGAGGAATCTAAATGCCAAATACTTACCGGTAACAAAAACAAAAAATAGACTTAATAAACTTAAGATCGCATAAGCTCCCGGGATTATAGCCGATTGCGGAAATCCTAATATAAAATATAGAACGCTCCATAAAAATCCCGCCGCAGTAAATGCCATCGAAAAATTGACGAGCCCTTTCTTGTGAAGTGTATCTCTTTCTTTCGTCCTCATGTGACAACTCCCTTTTCATCAATGGACTGATGTAATATGTTTCTCCGTTTGTATAATCCTGCAAAACCGTAAAAAATCCGACTTACTTTACATTTTTTTCAAAACAGTTGCAGAATTATACAAGGAAAGAAGGTGGAAGAACCATATATTGATGTATATGCACGTTACAAAGGGTAAAATTTAAAAAATGAAAGATGTATTCTTTTACCAGTTATTCGAATCACAATCTTCGACTTATACTTACTTGATCGCCGATAAAGAAACCAGAGAGGCAGCGATAATAGATCCGGTTTGGGAAACAGTAGATAGAGATCTAAAACTGATCAGAGAATTAGGTCTCTATTTAATGTATATACTAGAAACTCATATTCATGCAGATCATATCACCGGAGCTTCGGAGATCCGAAAAAACACAATGGCCCAAACTGCGGCAAGCGCTTTAGCGGAAATAGATTGTGTGGATATTTTGCTCGAAGACGGGCGTATTCTTCCTCTTGGAAACAAAAACATTAAAGCAATCGCGACTCCAGGGCACACTAACGCATGCATGAGTTTTCTATTCGAAGGAATGGTGTTTACGGGAGACTCGCTCCTGATCCGAGGCACAGGAAGAACGGACTTCCAAGAAGGATCTGCTTCGAAATTGTACGATAGTATAACCCAAAAATTATTCTCTCTTCCTGATGAAACAGAAGTTTATCCAGCGCATGATTACCAAGGTTTCACTAACACCACAATCGCATTAGAAAAGAAATTAAACCCTAGGATCGGAGGAAATCGTACTA
This genomic stretch from Leptospira licerasiae serovar Varillal str. VAR 010 harbors:
- a CDS encoding adenylate/guanylate cyclase domain-containing protein → MRTKERDTLHKKGLVNFSMAFTAAGFLWSVLYFILGFPQSAIIPGAYAILSLLSLFFVFVTGKYLAFRFLQFFFILILPVLLQLSLGGFENSGAVIIWAILCPLGALSFAPIRQGLIWFGLFLIVLVFSGLAEFYLHLPIPKVERNLQVLFFVINIVGAGTLTFFSLYYFISKNKQEHDRAENLLLNILPEPIAERLKRDPSTIADGYQMVSILFADIENFTVLSQKVSPESLVHFLNDVFSHLDLLAEKYGMEKIKTIGDAYMAVSGIPIWHENHAESAMKMAIEIQNFVKTLRDPSGRPLRMRIGIHSGPVVAGVIGKKKFAYDLWGDAVNTASRLESHGVPGRIQISETTYDLLEDTSRIEIRRLIDVKGKGEMRTYLSYE
- a CDS encoding MBL fold metallo-hydrolase — protein: MKDVFFYQLFESQSSTYTYLIADKETREAAIIDPVWETVDRDLKLIRELGLYLMYILETHIHADHITGASEIRKNTMAQTAASALAEIDCVDILLEDGRILPLGNKNIKAIATPGHTNACMSFLFEGMVFTGDSLLIRGTGRTDFQEGSASKLYDSITQKLFSLPDETEVYPAHDYQGFTNTTIALEKKLNPRIGGNRTKEDFQKIMRELQLTAPKKMHVALPANTGCGNLEIVRTMTPQTILGIPTVLNEDVFKKIGKVKIIDVRSSEEFHGELGHIRTSQLVTLGSDLTKFLEAGDRFEEIVFVCRSGKRSHQATEESIRLGYKFTSNMAGGMVNWNEKYLPKE